The Xiphophorus hellerii strain 12219 chromosome 5, Xiphophorus_hellerii-4.1, whole genome shotgun sequence genome window below encodes:
- the rtn4rl2a gene encoding reticulon-4 receptor-like 2a: MLEYIWDSGGHQPAHSQSLRLGNQSISGDSKALLRPLRLTRFGLWFRMDNSSISRSRRSSIMRNCKNGLSLWLVVWLVLGKPNPASACPHHCVCYPTPMTVSCQAQNFTAVPVGVPYESQRVFLQNNRITELRVGSFGFGTQVLWLFSNNITWIEAGAFSELRDLEELDLGDNPGLHRLEGGAFRGLEKLQSLHMHRCRLTALPHDIFHKLYSLQFLYLQENNLHFLQDDIFSDLINLSQLFLHGNRIRTLSENVFRGLVNLDRLLLHDNRVRQVNRRAFRDLGRLTMLFLFNNSLAELPSQTLRDTQGIEFLRLNANPWSCGCEARALWEWFREAPVSSSEVICASPSIRRGQDLRFLREMDFALCPLPDPGSIAGSTTTTFSTKTRWWFHKNKPQSSTKGIFEKSSETVKAGLYGKGPSTTTSVVKYELADEELALPKLDPEEYWANYGNEDSGVTVRCFELECPPEYDLPPSSSPPRSSSPSLLSLLALSVFTICLHLLFG, encoded by the exons ATGCTGGAGTATATATGGGACAGTGGTGGCCATCAGCCGGCACACTCTCAGTCGCTCCGACTCGGGAACCAGAGCATCAGCGGAGATAGCAAGGCTTTACTTCGCCCTCTCAGGCTAACTCGCTTTGGGCTTTGGTTCAGGATGGACAACTCTTCTATTTCTCGGAGCCGACGAAGCTCCATCATGCGCAACTGCAAAA ACGGTCTCTCCCTCTGGCTGGTGGTCTGGCTGGTCCTCGGCAAGCCAAATCCGGCGTCGGCGTGTCCGCACCACTGCGTGTGCTACCCGACACCCATGACTGTGAGCTGCCAGGCGCAGAACTTCACCGCCGTCCCCGTGGGAGTGCCGTACGAGTCCCAGCGCGTGTTCCTCCAGAACAACCGGATTACGGAGCTCAGAGTTGGCTCTTTTGGCTTCGGAACTCAG GTTCTGTGGCTGTTCTCCAACAACATCACATGGATTGAGGCAGGTGCTTTCAGTGAGCTGAGGGACTTGGAGGAGTTGGATCTGGGAGACAACCCCGGCCTTCACAGGCTTGAGGGGGGAGCTTTCCGCGGCCTTGAGAAGCTCCAGAGCCTCCACATGCACCGCTGCCGGCTCACTGCCCTGCCCCATGACATCTTCCACAAGCTTTACAGCCTACAGTTCCTCTACCTGCAG GAAAACAACCTTCACTTCCTGCAAGATGACATCTTTTCTGACCTCATCAACCTGAGCCAGCTGTTTCTCCATGGCAACCGGATCCGAACCCTCTCAGAGAACGTGTTCCGTGGCCTGGTCAACCTCGACCGGCTTCTCCTCCATGATAACCGCGTCCGTCAGGTGAACCGCCGCGCCTTCCGCGATCTGGGCCGCTTGACGATGCTTTTTCTCTTCAACAACTCCCTGGCCGAGCTGCCAAGCCAGACCCTAAGGGACACCCAAGGCATCGAGTTTCTCCGCCTCAATGCCAACCCCTGGTCCTGTGGCTGTGAGGCTCGTGCCTTGTGGGAGTGGTTCCGTGAGGCCCCCGTCTCATCATCCGAGGTGATCTGTGCCTCTCCTTCCATCCGCCGTGGCCAGGATCTCCGCTTCCTCCGAGAGATGGACTTCGCCCTCTGCCCCCTGCCTGACCCTGGCTCCATCGCTggctccaccaccaccaccttcaGCACCAAGACCCGCTGGTGGTTCCACAAAAACAAGCCCCAGTCCTCCACAAAAGGCATCTTTGAGAAGTCGTCAGAAACTGTCAAGGCTGGCTTGTATGGAAAAGGTCCTTCTACAACCACCTCAGTGGTCAAGTATGAATTGGCGGATGAAGAGCTGGCTCTGCCCAAACTTGACCCTGAAGAGTACTGGGCAAACTACGGCAATGAAGACTCAGGTGTCACAGTGCGGTGCTTTGAGCTTGAATGTCCACCTGAGTATGATTTGCCtccatcttcctctcctcccAGATCATCCTCACCCTCTTTACTCTCTCTACTAGCCCTCTCTGTCTTCACCATCTGCCTCCACCTACTATTTGGCTGA